A genomic stretch from Acidobacteriota bacterium includes:
- a CDS encoding efflux RND transporter permease subunit encodes MHFTDLFIRRPVLALVVNLVIIIAGLQAVRTLTVRQYPANENATITVTTVYVGADAELVRGFITVPMERAIAGADGIDYLRSSSTRGLSTITARLDLNYNSTAALAEISSKVDQVRGDLPPEAEVPTINIETADSQFAAAYLSFDSDLLEQNEITDYLVRAVQPRLSAVPGVQRSDVLGARNFAMRIWMKPEQMAAYNISPAEVREAVRSNNYLGAVGQTKGALIQINLSANTDLRTVQEFQQIVLRENEGALVRLKDVAEVVLGADAYDTEVRFSGKTATFMGIWVLPNANAIDVITSVREELDAIQADLPEGLSAGIAYDSTTYIRGALSEVLTTLLETLAIVIIVIFLFLGSLRSVLVPVVAIPVSLIGAIFLMQVFGFTINLLTLLAIVLSVGLVVDDAIVMVENVERNLRRGMKPFDAAITGARELVGPVIAMTITLAAVYAPIGLQGGLTGSLFREFAFTLAGAVLISGVVALTLSPVMSAYLLPADGEKRGLSLRIDRGFSRLRALYRRTLDGALTARPAIYVLWIGLSILAGLMYFQSPRELAPTEDQGVVFGILETPANSTLELTSAGASAANDIFFSLEDASYSFQITNPGGGFGGVVLKSWEERDRTVFDIQNELSARLSQLASIDLVPIVPSPLPGGGQFPVEFVLASTAEPQQLLEIAQQLQQKATMSGLFAFPPLIDTKIDQPLTEVVLDRDKIASMGLDLQTIGADLSAMVGGNFVNRFNIQGRSYKVIPQIKRLDRLNPEQLQSIYVTGPAGDLISLSTVAHLERRVQPRSLNRFQQLNAVTISGVSIKPLDEALTFLEDEATRLMPQGYLIDYTGESRQLRTQGNSFIWTIMLAFILIYLVLAAQFNSFRDPFVILAGSVPLAMFGALLLTFLKMPNAQQPFWTDGWTTTMNIYSQVGLVTLIGLVSKNGILIVEFANVLQRQGKSKLEAVREAAVVRLRPVLMTSTATVLGHFPLTLVTGAGAEARNSIGLVLVSGMAVGTLFTLFVVPAIYVFFAANHSKSL; translated from the coding sequence ATGCACTTCACCGACCTATTCATCCGGCGACCGGTGTTGGCGTTGGTCGTCAATCTGGTGATCATCATTGCCGGTCTGCAGGCCGTCCGCACGTTGACGGTTCGTCAGTATCCGGCCAACGAGAACGCGACGATCACGGTCACCACCGTCTATGTCGGGGCCGATGCGGAACTTGTCCGGGGGTTCATCACGGTACCCATGGAGCGTGCGATCGCGGGAGCCGACGGCATCGACTATCTCCGCTCCAGCTCGACGCGTGGACTGTCGACGATCACCGCCCGATTGGATCTGAATTACAACTCGACTGCCGCGCTTGCAGAGATCAGCTCGAAGGTGGATCAGGTGCGTGGGGACCTGCCTCCCGAGGCCGAGGTTCCGACGATCAACATCGAGACGGCCGATTCGCAGTTTGCGGCGGCCTACCTCAGCTTCGACTCCGATCTGCTGGAACAGAACGAGATCACCGACTATCTGGTCCGGGCCGTGCAGCCACGGCTATCGGCGGTCCCCGGCGTTCAGCGCTCGGACGTCCTCGGCGCACGAAACTTCGCCATGCGGATCTGGATGAAGCCGGAGCAGATGGCGGCCTACAACATCTCACCGGCGGAGGTTCGCGAGGCGGTCCGCAGCAACAACTACCTGGGTGCGGTGGGACAGACCAAGGGTGCGCTGATCCAGATCAACCTGTCAGCCAACACCGACCTGCGAACGGTTCAGGAGTTCCAGCAGATCGTCCTGCGTGAGAACGAGGGCGCTCTCGTTCGGTTGAAAGATGTCGCCGAGGTCGTGCTTGGTGCCGACGCCTACGACACGGAGGTCCGCTTCTCCGGCAAGACCGCGACGTTCATGGGGATCTGGGTTCTCCCCAACGCCAACGCGATCGATGTCATCACGTCGGTGCGGGAAGAGTTGGATGCGATTCAGGCCGACCTCCCCGAAGGGCTTTCGGCCGGCATTGCGTATGACTCGACGACCTATATCCGTGGCGCGCTCTCGGAGGTCCTGACGACGCTTCTGGAAACTCTGGCCATCGTCATCATCGTGATCTTCCTGTTCCTCGGCTCCCTGCGCTCGGTTCTGGTGCCGGTCGTCGCCATCCCGGTCTCTCTGATCGGGGCGATCTTCCTGATGCAGGTGTTCGGATTCACGATCAACCTTTTGACGCTGTTGGCAATCGTCCTCTCGGTGGGACTCGTCGTCGACGACGCCATCGTGATGGTCGAGAACGTCGAACGAAACCTCCGTCGTGGCATGAAACCGTTCGATGCGGCCATCACCGGAGCCCGCGAGTTGGTCGGACCCGTGATCGCCATGACGATCACGCTGGCGGCGGTCTACGCACCCATCGGGCTGCAGGGTGGCTTGACCGGGTCGCTGTTCCGCGAGTTCGCGTTCACGCTGGCCGGCGCGGTCCTGATATCCGGTGTCGTTGCTCTGACGTTGTCGCCGGTGATGTCGGCCTACTTGCTGCCGGCGGACGGCGAGAAGCGCGGACTGAGTCTAAGAATCGATCGTGGTTTCAGCCGACTGCGCGCGCTCTATCGACGGACTCTGGACGGCGCGTTGACGGCGCGACCGGCGATCTACGTGCTCTGGATCGGACTCTCGATCCTCGCCGGTCTGATGTACTTTCAGTCGCCACGCGAGCTTGCGCCGACCGAGGATCAGGGGGTCGTCTTCGGCATCCTCGAAACCCCGGCCAACTCGACGCTGGAACTCACGTCCGCCGGCGCGTCTGCCGCCAACGACATCTTCTTCTCTCTGGAAGACGCCTCCTACTCGTTCCAGATCACCAATCCCGGTGGGGGTTTCGGCGGGGTCGTTCTCAAGAGCTGGGAGGAACGCGATCGCACGGTCTTCGATATCCAGAACGAACTCTCCGCTCGACTCTCCCAACTCGCCTCGATCGATCTCGTCCCGATCGTCCCGTCTCCGCTCCCGGGTGGCGGACAGTTCCCGGTCGAGTTTGTGCTGGCATCGACGGCCGAGCCGCAACAGCTCCTGGAGATCGCCCAGCAACTTCAACAGAAGGCCACCATGAGCGGCCTCTTCGCCTTCCCACCACTGATCGATACGAAGATCGATCAGCCACTCACCGAAGTCGTACTGGACCGGGACAAGATCGCCTCGATGGGGCTGGATCTCCAGACCATCGGAGCCGACCTCTCCGCCATGGTCGGTGGCAACTTCGTCAATCGATTCAACATCCAGGGACGAAGTTACAAGGTCATTCCACAGATCAAGCGGCTCGATCGACTGAACCCGGAACAGCTGCAGAGCATCTACGTGACCGGGCCCGCCGGCGACCTGATCTCGCTCAGCACCGTCGCCCATCTGGAACGACGGGTCCAGCCTCGTTCGCTCAACCGCTTCCAACAGCTGAACGCGGTGACGATCAGCGGTGTGTCCATCAAACCACTGGACGAGGCGTTGACGTTCCTGGAGGACGAGGCCACCCGGTTGATGCCGCAGGGCTATCTCATCGACTACACCGGCGAGTCACGACAGCTGCGAACCCAGGGCAACTCTTTCATCTGGACGATCATGCTGGCGTTCATCCTGATCTACCTGGTCCTCGCCGCGCAGTTCAACAGTTTCCGCGACCCGTTCGTGATCCTGGCCGGATCGGTACCGCTGGCGATGTTCGGCGCCCTGCTGTTGACCTTCCTCAAGATGCCCAACGCGCAGCAGCCGTTCTGGACCGATGGCTGGACGACGACGATGAACATCTACTCTCAGGTCGGACTCGTCACGTTGATCGGCCTCGTCTCGAAGAACGGAATCCTGATCGTCGAGTTTGCCAACGTGTTGCAGCGCCAGGGCAAGAGCAAGCTGGAGGCCGTTCGCGAGGCCGCCGTCGTTCGTCTACGACCGGTGCTGATGACCTCGACGGCGACGGTGTTGGGGCATTTCCCGCTGACCCTCGTCACGGGTGCCGGCGCCGAGGCTCGCAACAGCATCGGACTTGTGCTGGTGTCCGGAATGGCGGTCGGGACGCTCTTTACCCTGTTCGTGGTCCCGGCGATCTATGTCTTCTTCGCCGCCAATCACTCGAAGAGTCTCTAG
- a CDS encoding efflux RND transporter periplasmic adaptor subunit, translating into MKTRVALAVFLLMVIVVALAGVRTLQVRAMIDAGADFVPPPIAVGLAEALDESWVSQLGAVGTVTAIDGITVRSEVSGVVRTIAFEPGTRVDAGDLLIELDRTVEAANLQQAEAELDRADRRFIRAQDLIKSGTISVSDLDDATAEQAAAVARVASLQATLDKKTIRAPFSGELGIRQISPGQYLDPGDLIVELQSLDQVYVRFSLPQQHLSQLAVGLGVVAFSNAYADETFRGNITAVNPRIDPATRNVTVQATFDNLGHKLRDGMYVSLGVVLPQQRQLVAIPATAVLYAAFGNSVFVVEETTGDDGSTTLVAHQRIIRLGITRGDYIEIVEGLQAGDRVVSAGAFKLRNGQTITVSDVGVVPANRDPSPDDS; encoded by the coding sequence ATGAAAACCCGCGTTGCCCTCGCTGTCTTTCTCCTCATGGTGATCGTTGTCGCTCTTGCCGGGGTGCGAACCCTACAGGTCCGCGCCATGATCGACGCCGGTGCCGATTTTGTGCCGCCTCCGATCGCCGTCGGTCTAGCGGAGGCCCTCGACGAGTCCTGGGTCAGCCAGCTGGGGGCCGTCGGGACGGTGACCGCCATCGACGGCATCACGGTTCGCAGCGAGGTTTCGGGAGTGGTCCGCACCATCGCGTTCGAGCCCGGCACACGGGTCGATGCCGGCGACCTGCTGATCGAGCTGGACCGCACGGTCGAGGCGGCCAACCTGCAGCAGGCCGAGGCCGAACTGGATCGTGCTGACCGACGTTTTATCCGTGCCCAGGATCTGATCAAGAGCGGCACGATCTCCGTTTCGGATCTGGATGACGCGACGGCGGAACAGGCGGCGGCGGTCGCGCGAGTCGCATCGCTTCAGGCAACGCTGGACAAGAAGACGATCCGCGCGCCGTTCTCCGGAGAGCTGGGGATCCGACAGATCAGTCCGGGACAGTACCTCGATCCGGGCGATCTTATCGTCGAGCTGCAGTCCCTGGATCAGGTGTACGTTCGATTCTCGCTGCCCCAGCAACATCTATCGCAACTTGCGGTCGGCCTGGGCGTCGTGGCATTCAGCAACGCCTACGCCGATGAGACGTTTCGCGGCAATATCACCGCCGTCAACCCACGGATCGATCCCGCGACACGCAACGTGACCGTTCAGGCCACGTTCGACAACCTCGGTCACAAACTCCGCGACGGCATGTACGTCTCGCTTGGCGTCGTGTTGCCACAGCAACGCCAGTTGGTGGCGATCCCGGCGACCGCCGTGCTCTACGCAGCGTTCGGCAACAGCGTCTTCGTCGTCGAGGAGACGACGGGCGACGATGGTTCAACCACGCTTGTCGCTCATCAGCGGATCATCCGACTCGGAATCACCCGGGGCGACTACATCGAGATCGTCGAGGGGCTCCAGGCCGGCGATCGCGTGGTCTCTGCCGGCGCTTTCAAGCTGCGGAACGGTCAGACGATCACCGTATCCGACGTCGGCGTGGTCCCCGCGAATCGAGACCCCTCTCCGGACGATTCCTGA
- a CDS encoding transposase, whose amino-acid sequence MPRTARVVMPGYPHHVIQRGHNRQPLFSREEHYKSYLRTLVEWKQQFKCKVFAFCLMTNHVHMVIEPGEDPTSLGRLMKRLGGRYTRFINRLEERTGTVWEGRFKSSPIDTDPYLMACFRYIELNPVRAGMVASPAQYPWSSYAHHAISPDLPWLDEHSLYFDLGVTRGERLARYREWVNESIPASELKLIRHAAQRGQLTGGVQFQELVEKRMERRVVSRGRGRPRGKKNKSVPI is encoded by the coding sequence ATGCCACGGACGGCACGCGTCGTGATGCCGGGCTACCCCCATCACGTCATCCAGCGGGGGCACAACCGGCAGCCGCTCTTCTCGCGAGAGGAACACTACAAGTCCTACCTGCGGACGCTCGTGGAGTGGAAGCAGCAATTCAAGTGCAAAGTTTTCGCCTTCTGCCTGATGACGAACCACGTACACATGGTCATCGAGCCTGGCGAAGACCCCACAAGTCTCGGCAGGCTCATGAAGCGCCTCGGTGGGCGATATACGAGGTTCATCAATCGATTGGAGGAGCGAACAGGCACCGTCTGGGAGGGCCGATTCAAATCGAGTCCTATCGACACCGATCCTTACTTGATGGCGTGTTTTCGCTATATCGAGCTAAACCCTGTCCGCGCGGGGATGGTCGCTTCTCCCGCTCAGTATCCCTGGTCGAGCTACGCCCACCACGCAATTTCGCCTGACCTGCCGTGGCTGGATGAACACTCGCTCTATTTCGATCTCGGAGTTACACGGGGTGAACGTCTCGCGCGCTATCGGGAGTGGGTGAACGAATCGATCCCCGCCAGTGAACTGAAACTGATCCGCCATGCCGCGCAACGTGGACAACTGACCGGCGGGGTTCAATTCCAGGAACTCGTAGAAAAACGCATGGAGCGTCGCGTCGTGTCTCGCGGGCGGGGCCGGCCGCGCGGCAAGAAAAATAAATCTGTCCCCATTTAA
- a CDS encoding DUF6503 family protein — protein sequence MMNQRSRQLVLFLAVTGLLAALTPACKPKISEAEALLQQSIDYHDPEGAWSSKPIELTVMVRLSERLAADRGYESRTDRINFDNGNDTFRYQSVKGDARIEIIGEGDELLALLNGSSEISDEDRATHSLAANGLPRWRDYFSYMFGMPMKLRDPGTYLDPTVKRMTFEDRGVLALRVTYDEEVGSDVWDFFMDPDTKALVGCRFFHDESIPDGEFLLFDGEVEGPHGLLLPRNRYWRMNVDGEYIALDEILSID from the coding sequence ATGATGAACCAACGATCAAGACAGCTTGTTCTGTTCCTCGCGGTTACCGGGCTGCTTGCTGCGCTCACACCCGCCTGCAAACCGAAGATCTCGGAAGCCGAGGCGCTGCTTCAGCAGTCGATCGACTACCACGATCCCGAAGGGGCGTGGTCCTCGAAGCCCATCGAGCTCACCGTCATGGTTCGACTATCGGAGCGCCTTGCCGCCGATCGTGGTTACGAGAGTCGCACCGATCGGATCAACTTCGACAACGGCAACGACACGTTCCGCTACCAGTCGGTCAAGGGGGACGCCCGCATCGAGATCATCGGCGAAGGGGATGAACTTCTTGCGCTGCTGAACGGATCCTCGGAGATCAGTGACGAGGACAGGGCCACCCACTCCCTGGCTGCTAACGGGCTCCCGCGATGGCGCGACTATTTCAGCTACATGTTCGGCATGCCGATGAAGCTGCGGGATCCGGGTACCTATCTCGATCCGACGGTGAAGCGGATGACGTTCGAGGACCGGGGCGTCCTCGCGTTACGGGTTACCTACGATGAGGAAGTCGGCAGCGACGTCTGGGACTTCTTCATGGATCCCGACACCAAGGCGCTTGTCGGCTGCCGGTTCTTCCACGACGAGTCCATCCCGGACGGCGAGTTTCTTCTGTTCGACGGCGAGGTCGAGGGACCCCACGGCCTGCTACTCCCCCGGAACCGCTATTGGCGCATGAACGTCGACGGCGAATACATCGCCCTCGACGAGATCCTGTCCATCGATTAA
- a CDS encoding carbon-nitrogen hydrolase family protein, whose translation MSIPTLAAAQTLPVAGDVAANLQEHLQFVEEAARKQVTTLVFPELSLTGYEREIAENLAFTEDDARVEPLREAAARHGMTIVAGAPVRMSTGLHIACFICAPGRSIDVYTKLYVHESESPFFQPGACNPLIRRDGMNAAVAICADANNPDHVARAVELDANAYLVSAFFMPSGYPGDTQRLQSYARDHSMAVVLANFGNDTSRFESAGGSAIWDADGNRIAYHEGKGRGLISAEVQFR comes from the coding sequence ATGTCGATTCCGACATTGGCCGCCGCTCAAACCCTTCCGGTCGCCGGCGACGTCGCGGCCAACCTCCAGGAACATCTGCAATTCGTCGAAGAGGCCGCGCGAAAACAGGTCACCACGCTCGTGTTCCCGGAGCTGTCGCTGACGGGTTACGAGCGAGAGATTGCGGAGAACCTGGCGTTCACAGAAGACGATGCTCGTGTCGAACCGTTACGGGAGGCCGCCGCCCGTCACGGCATGACGATCGTCGCCGGCGCACCGGTGCGGATGTCGACGGGGCTGCACATCGCCTGTTTCATCTGTGCGCCGGGTCGTTCGATCGATGTCTATACGAAGCTGTACGTCCATGAATCCGAGAGCCCGTTCTTCCAGCCCGGTGCCTGCAATCCCTTGATTAGAAGAGACGGCATGAACGCCGCCGTCGCGATCTGCGCCGACGCAAATAACCCCGACCACGTGGCGCGAGCCGTCGAACTTGACGCCAACGCCTACCTGGTCAGTGCCTTCTTCATGCCGTCCGGCTATCCTGGGGATACCCAGCGGCTACAGAGTTACGCCAGGGATCATTCGATGGCGGTCGTTCTTGCCAATTTTGGAAACGACACAAGTCGTTTCGAATCGGCCGGTGGCAGCGCCATCTGGGATGCAGACGGAAATCGGATCGCCTATCACGAGGGAAAGGGGCGGGGGTTGATCTCCGCAGAGGTTCAATTCAGATGA
- a CDS encoding carbon-nitrogen hydrolase family protein, with product MSDRQLTVGLAQIAPIWLKRDATLAKVVEWIGRAADEGCRLVAFGEALVPGYPFWVARTDGAKFESELQKKLFSHYVNEGVRIEAGHLDSICAVAKERQIAVYVGVMERAADRGGHSLYCSMVYISQEGVIESTHRKLMPTHEERLVWAIGDGNGLRTHKLDPFTVGGLNCWENWLPLARASLYAQGEDLHVAIWPGGIQNTEEITRFIARESRSYVMSASGLMRPEDVPADLPFHDSLRTGFDEVMANGGSCLADPTGEWVLEPATDDEVLRIATLDHDLVRQERHSLDVVGHYSRPDVTRLVVNRKRQTTAEFTD from the coding sequence ATGAGCGACAGACAACTCACCGTCGGCCTGGCACAGATCGCACCGATCTGGCTGAAACGAGACGCGACCCTCGCCAAGGTCGTCGAGTGGATCGGGCGCGCCGCCGACGAGGGCTGCCGGCTGGTGGCATTCGGTGAGGCGCTAGTCCCGGGCTACCCGTTCTGGGTCGCACGAACCGACGGCGCGAAGTTCGAGTCGGAGTTACAGAAGAAACTGTTCAGTCACTACGTGAACGAGGGTGTGCGTATCGAGGCCGGGCATCTGGATTCCATCTGCGCGGTCGCGAAGGAGCGACAGATCGCCGTCTACGTCGGTGTGATGGAGCGTGCCGCCGATCGTGGGGGGCACAGCCTCTACTGTTCGATGGTCTACATCTCGCAAGAGGGGGTCATCGAATCGACCCATCGCAAGTTGATGCCGACCCATGAAGAGCGGCTGGTCTGGGCCATCGGCGACGGCAACGGGCTACGGACCCACAAGCTGGATCCGTTCACCGTCGGCGGATTGAACTGCTGGGAGAACTGGCTGCCTCTGGCGCGTGCCTCGTTGTACGCGCAAGGGGAGGATCTGCACGTGGCGATCTGGCCGGGGGGGATTCAGAACACCGAGGAGATCACACGTTTCATCGCGCGGGAGTCGCGCTCTTACGTGATGTCGGCATCGGGGCTCATGCGGCCGGAAGACGTTCCCGCCGATCTGCCGTTTCACGACTCGCTGCGAACGGGTTTCGACGAGGTGATGGCCAACGGTGGATCGTGTCTTGCAGATCCGACGGGCGAGTGGGTGCTGGAACCTGCCACCGATGACGAGGTGTTACGGATCGCGACCCTCGATCACGACCTGGTTCGACAGGAACGACACAGTCTGGACGTGGTGGGGCATTACTCTCGTCCCGATGTGACTCGTCTGGTCGTCAACCGCAAGCGACAGACCACCGCGGAGTTTACGGACTAG
- the rmuC gene encoding DNA recombination protein RmuC, with translation MELALWVVGALIVGFVLASLMKRRGRSAEDQVEIARAEAQRDAAREQLDQIKLDRETLKESIQAFSAEQLKENREEFLKHAEERLGRTEEKHATELTQRHEAIEKQFDGVREKMETFQEMHRRIEEQRIKEFGSLHQQVVGLSQQTKAVEEASQSLSTALRGSSQSRGKWGEMALRNIVDVAGMTEHCDFVEQDQGESDGRPDMVVVLPGEGRIPIDSKVPFTEYEKAMETDDPAQQKVHLESHGKIVRTTMLELAKRDYPKLVGGRVDYTVMFIPIESVASAAFAVQPDLQQEAMEKKILIATPVTLIALLKTVSLYWQQEILAANAQQIWDETSELHDRLKTFQGHIARVGKNLGTAVEGYNKAVASYETRVLPKARVIEKLSAKEGLPELERVEKEVRQTSAPPEH, from the coding sequence ATGGAACTTGCCCTGTGGGTCGTCGGCGCCCTGATCGTCGGCTTCGTACTTGCGTCGTTGATGAAACGACGGGGTCGATCTGCGGAGGATCAGGTCGAGATCGCCCGGGCCGAGGCCCAGCGGGATGCCGCCCGGGAACAGCTGGATCAGATCAAGCTCGACCGCGAGACCCTGAAAGAGAGCATCCAGGCCTTCTCCGCCGAGCAGCTGAAGGAGAACCGCGAGGAGTTCCTCAAGCATGCCGAGGAGCGGCTGGGTCGCACGGAAGAGAAGCATGCGACGGAGCTGACCCAACGTCACGAGGCCATCGAGAAACAGTTCGACGGCGTTCGCGAGAAGATGGAAACGTTCCAGGAGATGCATCGCCGGATCGAGGAGCAGCGGATCAAGGAGTTCGGTTCGCTGCATCAGCAGGTGGTCGGTCTGTCCCAGCAGACCAAGGCGGTGGAAGAGGCAAGCCAGTCGTTGTCGACGGCGCTACGCGGCTCCAGCCAGTCCCGCGGCAAGTGGGGCGAGATGGCCCTGCGCAACATCGTCGACGTCGCCGGCATGACGGAACACTGCGACTTCGTGGAACAGGATCAGGGAGAGAGCGACGGCCGGCCAGACATGGTGGTGGTGCTCCCCGGTGAGGGGCGGATTCCGATCGACTCGAAGGTGCCCTTCACCGAGTACGAGAAGGCGATGGAGACCGATGACCCTGCGCAGCAGAAGGTCCATCTGGAATCCCACGGCAAGATCGTCCGCACGACCATGCTGGAATTGGCCAAGCGGGACTACCCGAAGCTTGTCGGGGGGCGGGTGGACTATACGGTGATGTTCATCCCCATCGAGAGCGTGGCGTCGGCGGCGTTTGCCGTGCAGCCCGACCTCCAACAGGAGGCGATGGAGAAGAAGATTCTCATCGCGACACCGGTGACGTTGATCGCGTTGTTGAAGACCGTCAGTCTCTACTGGCAGCAGGAGATACTGGCCGCCAATGCGCAACAGATCTGGGACGAGACGTCGGAGCTCCACGATCGGTTGAAGACCTTCCAGGGGCACATCGCCCGGGTCGGCAAGAATCTCGGCACCGCCGTCGAGGGTTACAACAAGGCCGTGGCGTCGTACGAGACACGGGTGCTGCCCAAGGCCCGTGTCATCGAGAAGCTGTCGGCCAAGGAAGGGCTGCCGGAGCTGGAGCGGGTCGAGAAGGAGGTCCGCCAGACGTCGGCGCCGCCGGAACACTAA
- a CDS encoding heavy metal translocating P-type ATPase: MWARKQLPIAGLALLAIALHLILGSRVPLYVALILGGLPLVIDLTLKLVRREFGSDLLAGISIVTAILLDEYLAGTLVVLMLSGGEAIEQLAVRRASSVLKALANRMPSTAHRQRDGELEEITLDDVRVGDTLVVLPHGVAPVDGTVVGGHGVMDEAFLTGEPYVVSKTPGSQIISGAINGEHALTLQVDRLPVDSRYAAIMRVMRQSEQQRPRIRRLGDRLGAFYTPLAVTLALIAWAISGEAVRFLAVLVVATPCPLLIAIPVSIIGSISLAARRGIIVRDPAALETVDRCRTVIFDKTGTLTYGRPELTEIVSADGVDSREVLGFVASLERYSKHPLAGAVVHAAKELKLADAERIREVPGEGLLGIVRGRRVHVTGRDRLGDDVTQLPEIVGGLECVVLLDGVYAATLRFRDEPRSEGVDFIRHLTRRHHFERVLLVSGDRESEVRYLADRVGITEVYAEQSPEQKLAIVQAETARAPTVFVGDGINDAPALVAATVGIALGQHHEVTSEAAGAVVMDSTLTRVDEFFHIGSRMRSIAMQSAVGGMALSVVGMGFAAVGLLTPVLGALVQEVIDVIAVLNSTRAALKPRSLSDI; this comes from the coding sequence ATGTGGGCCCGCAAACAACTGCCGATCGCCGGCCTGGCGCTGCTGGCGATCGCGCTGCATCTGATCCTCGGTAGTCGTGTCCCACTGTATGTCGCGCTGATCCTGGGTGGCCTGCCGCTCGTCATCGATCTCACGCTGAAACTGGTGCGTCGCGAGTTCGGCTCGGACCTGCTGGCGGGCATCTCGATCGTGACGGCGATCCTGCTGGACGAGTACCTGGCGGGCACGCTGGTCGTGTTGATGCTCTCCGGCGGTGAGGCGATCGAGCAGCTGGCGGTGCGTCGGGCCTCGTCGGTGCTGAAGGCGCTGGCCAATCGCATGCCGTCGACGGCTCATCGACAACGCGACGGAGAGTTGGAAGAGATCACGCTGGATGACGTGCGGGTCGGCGACACGTTGGTGGTCCTGCCCCACGGCGTGGCACCCGTCGACGGCACGGTGGTCGGAGGGCACGGCGTCATGGACGAGGCGTTCCTGACCGGCGAGCCCTACGTCGTATCGAAGACACCGGGTTCGCAGATCATCTCGGGCGCGATCAACGGCGAACACGCGTTGACGCTCCAGGTCGATCGTCTGCCGGTGGACTCCCGTTACGCGGCCATCATGCGGGTCATGCGGCAGTCGGAACAACAACGCCCCCGCATCCGCCGACTTGGAGATCGGCTTGGCGCGTTCTACACGCCTCTGGCCGTCACGCTTGCGTTGATTGCGTGGGCCATCAGCGGTGAGGCGGTGCGGTTCCTGGCGGTGCTGGTGGTGGCGACTCCCTGTCCGCTGCTGATTGCGATCCCGGTCTCGATCATCGGCTCGATCTCGCTGGCGGCGCGGCGGGGCATCATCGTGCGGGATCCGGCGGCGCTGGAGACGGTCGACCGTTGTCGGACGGTGATCTTCGACAAGACCGGGACGCTGACCTACGGACGACCGGAGCTGACGGAGATCGTCAGCGCGGACGGTGTCGACTCGCGGGAGGTTCTGGGATTCGTCGCCAGCCTCGAGCGTTACTCGAAGCATCCCCTCGCCGGTGCCGTGGTACACGCCGCCAAGGAGCTGAAGCTTGCCGACGCCGAACGGATCCGCGAGGTTCCGGGCGAGGGTCTCCTCGGCATCGTGCGTGGGCGCCGGGTTCACGTCACCGGTCGCGATCGACTGGGCGACGATGTGACGCAGCTGCCGGAGATCGTCGGCGGCCTGGAGTGTGTCGTGTTGCTGGACGGCGTCTACGCCGCGACGCTTCGCTTCCGCGACGAGCCGCGAAGCGAGGGCGTCGACTTCATTCGGCACCTGACCCGGCGTCATCACTTCGAGCGGGTGTTGCTTGTTTCCGGGGATCGCGAATCGGAAGTGCGCTACCTGGCCGACCGTGTCGGAATTACGGAAGTCTACGCGGAGCAGTCTCCCGAACAGAAACTGGCGATCGTCCAGGCCGAGACGGCTCGCGCACCGACGGTCTTCGTCGGCGACGGCATCAACGACGCGCCTGCTCTTGTCGCGGCGACCGTCGGCATCGCGCTGGGACAACACCACGAGGTGACCAGCGAGGCGGCGGGCGCCGTCGTGATGGACAGCACCCTGACCCGCGTCGACGAGTTCTTCCACATCGGAAGTCGCATGCGCTCGATCGCAATGCAGAGTGCGGTCGGCGGCATGGCGCTCAGCGTGGTCGGCATGGGCTTCGCCGCCGTCGGGCTGTTGACACCGGTGCTCGGTGCGCTGGTGCAGGAGGTGATCGACGTGATCGCCGTCCTCAACTCCACCCGCGCAGCCCTGAAACCCCGGTCGTTGAGCGATATCTAA